A genomic segment from Marmota flaviventris isolate mMarFla1 chromosome 7, mMarFla1.hap1, whole genome shotgun sequence encodes:
- the LOC139706507 gene encoding broad substrate specificity ATP-binding cassette transporter ABCG2-like, whose product MTFTLLIFGFSSISMTLALAAGYSKVSIQGNVVDTYFTFMLILSGVSLYFGTRRSQFPWLQYFSIPYYGFMALQHNEFWGGNFCPELNTTTSNKCPDYVICSGEEFLLMQDMDISPWGLWMNHVALSILMIIFLIIAYLRMLYLKRNS is encoded by the exons ATGACCTTTACCCTCCTTATCTTTGGTTTTTCATCCATTTCCATGACCCTGGCTCTAGCAGCAGGTTATAGCAAAGTCTCTATACAAGGAAATGTTGTGGACACCTATTTTACATTTATGCTG ATTCTTTCAGGTGTGTCTTTGTATTTTGGAACCAGAAGATCTCAGTTCCCCTGGCTTCAGTACTTCAGCATTCCATATTATGGCTTTATG GCTTTGCAGCATAATGAGTTTTGGGGAGGAAACTTCTGTCCAGAACTCAATACAACAACCAGCAATAAGTGTCCTGACTATGTAAT aTGTTCTGGTGAAGAATTCTTGTTAATGCAGGACATGGATATCTCACCTTGGGGCTTGTGGATGAATCATGTAGCTCTGTCCATTCTGATGATTATCTTTCTCATAATTGCCTACCTAAGAATGTTATAccttaaaagaaattcttaa